One Echinicola strongylocentroti DNA window includes the following coding sequences:
- a CDS encoding purple acid phosphatase family protein: protein MKSISLLTILALLMGLGQLTAQDFAPSPFPDRIVLTWNGDPRHSQAVSWRTNTQVPQGTAEITVAPDSPHLEESAKSYPSTAELLVQEGDSSLYHTVSFDNLTPGTLYAYRVGFENHWSEWFHFKTAPEEPGGFSFIYFGDAQNDLKSRWSRVIRQAYSSMSDAAFMLHAGDLINRTHADTEWGEWNHAGGFVHAMIPSIPTPGNHEYDRNENGELVLDIHWRKQFNLPLNGPTGFEETVYYTDYGNARIISLNSQEIVLNDSSRHRQKEWLERILQENTQDWTIITFHHPIYSSSSGRDNEEFRETFQPLFEAYGVDLVLQGHDHTYGRGHNLSTGVSGKPGKGKGPVYVVSVSGPKMYELTTDKWMDRAASETQLYQFITIKDNKLTYRAHTATGKLYDAFYLVKDNQGNNSFTDEAASAIEQRTDLPPRKLKEKTPAELEEYEKVYPKQQ, encoded by the coding sequence ATGAAGTCAATTTCACTCCTAACCATCCTTGCCCTTTTAATGGGCCTTGGGCAATTAACTGCCCAGGATTTTGCCCCCAGCCCTTTTCCGGACCGGATCGTACTGACCTGGAACGGCGACCCTCGCCACAGCCAGGCGGTTTCCTGGAGGACCAACACACAGGTTCCACAGGGGACTGCCGAGATTACGGTAGCTCCCGACTCTCCCCATCTCGAAGAGTCTGCAAAAAGCTATCCTTCTACAGCGGAGTTGCTGGTTCAGGAGGGTGATAGCTCGCTTTACCATACCGTTTCCTTCGATAACCTGACACCCGGAACGCTATATGCCTACCGGGTGGGTTTTGAGAACCACTGGAGCGAGTGGTTCCACTTCAAAACTGCACCAGAAGAACCAGGGGGATTTTCCTTTATCTATTTTGGAGACGCCCAAAACGACCTCAAATCCCGTTGGTCCAGGGTGATCAGGCAGGCCTACAGCTCCATGTCCGATGCCGCATTTATGCTCCATGCCGGTGACCTGATCAACCGAACACATGCCGATACGGAATGGGGCGAATGGAACCATGCCGGTGGCTTCGTCCATGCCATGATCCCCAGTATACCTACTCCCGGTAACCACGAATATGACCGGAACGAGAATGGGGAACTAGTGCTCGATATCCATTGGAGAAAGCAGTTCAACCTTCCACTCAACGGCCCAACGGGTTTTGAGGAAACGGTCTACTATACCGACTATGGCAATGCCAGGATCATTTCGCTCAATTCACAGGAAATCGTACTGAACGACAGCTCACGTCACAGGCAAAAGGAATGGCTGGAAAGGATCCTTCAGGAAAACACCCAGGACTGGACGATCATTACCTTCCACCATCCCATTTACTCATCCAGCTCAGGAAGGGACAACGAGGAATTCCGGGAAACCTTCCAACCCTTGTTCGAAGCTTACGGTGTGGATTTGGTATTGCAGGGCCATGACCATACCTATGGTCGGGGACACAACCTGTCTACGGGAGTCTCCGGCAAACCCGGTAAGGGAAAGGGCCCAGTATACGTAGTCTCTGTCAGTGGTCCAAAAATGTACGAGCTGACCACCGATAAATGGATGGACCGGGCCGCTTCGGAAACCCAACTCTACCAGTTCATCACCATCAAGGACAATAAGTTGACCTACCGTGCCCATACGGCCACCGGAAAGCTTTATGATGCCTTTTATCTTGTCAAGGATAATCAGGGAAACAATTCGTTTACCGATGAAGCAGCCTCTGCCATTGAGCAGCGTACTGACCTTCCTCCCCGCAAGCTAAAAGAGAAAACTCCAGCTGAACTGGAAGAATATGAAAAGGTGTATCCCAAACAACAGTAG
- a CDS encoding RNA polymerase sigma-70 factor, with protein MPFDHYSDQELLVLIKEGNTFAFDELFNRHWETLYLKSFSLLRDPATSEDIVQDVFLKIWQNRDTIQINHFNSYLQTSARNGAFKILAKQKLETRHLNTISTLELLYHAEDEMDAKELESQVLDSLEHLPERCREIFILSRFNNMSNSEIAKKLMLSNRTVENQLYRAIKHLREVLPYLLCWHISNGWY; from the coding sequence ATGCCCTTTGACCATTATTCAGACCAGGAACTGCTAGTCCTTATAAAAGAGGGAAACACCTTTGCTTTTGACGAGCTGTTCAACAGGCATTGGGAAACGCTGTACCTAAAGTCTTTCAGCCTGCTTCGTGACCCTGCCACCAGCGAGGATATTGTCCAGGATGTTTTTTTGAAAATATGGCAAAACAGGGATACCATCCAGATCAACCATTTCAACAGCTACCTCCAGACAAGCGCCCGCAACGGTGCCTTTAAGATTCTTGCCAAACAAAAGCTGGAGACACGCCATCTCAATACCATTTCGACATTGGAACTACTCTACCATGCAGAAGACGAGATGGATGCAAAGGAGCTGGAAAGCCAGGTGTTGGACTCCTTGGAGCACCTTCCCGAAAGGTGCAGGGAAATTTTTATCCTCAGTAGGTTCAACAACATGTCCAACAGCGAAATCGCCAAAAAACTCATGCTCAGCAACCGGACCGTGGAGAACCAATTGTACCGCGCCATCAAACACCTCCGTGAAGTCCTTCCCTATCTATTGTGCTGGCATATTTCCAATGGCTGGTATTAA
- a CDS encoding TonB-dependent receptor yields the protein MKLITKKSIAMIVGAMFLFLSHPFTSQAGAIGLLNKEVSVSVADQPLRAVLDQIDKDYQIGFIYNNQLPGLEKHISLSVSTTPLSQVLDRVLLPNGLDYKVVSDQIAVVRHSKSLPATGSLKGTVTGLPDHMPLPYATVHFKGSDKYTLTNEQGKFYFPEVPTGTQTLLISYMGYEPAEKNVSIFPEETAEIKVQLNSTVSELDGVTITGIRRGEVKALNSMKNAENIKYVMSQEQIERFPDLTVSESLQRVPGVAVGYSYGIPRDIIIRGLSQDLSSMTLNGTRLPSTGAGGRDTDLNGILANSIESIEVIKTLTPDRDADGTGGAVNIITKSPAKDEKLFDAKLAGGYNGLVNKATYDAGLTFGERKGKTSYIIGASYARNWRGEDRVEKDYDTYTVNGTESTYLSNLDLDGYEIKRDNLAINGEFKYYPNDRSELYLRGSYNLYYEIQNRLERIFNIGEYTSADQVQDLRITQSGNWRDYHKNLLQASLGGKSYFGDMKVEYDLTLSQGKYDQPIYYSAAFERNGLSAGLNLQDPVTPQFEFSEADPYDTDEFTTSRYINRHDKSLDRDGQLTLNISKPYQLGKHKGNVKFGGRGKLKYNDRSRNYFLHDLDEGNFVLSDYLSGYSKEDHYEGAYNMGRFPEAEAMEEYYNEHPELFSDNETYTRQNTDPDSFEGTEYLAAAYAMTELNINDLQVITGIRYEKTGFDYEGNRVNFDDQGNYVSTSPASTDRTFDGWFPSINLRYAIGSRTNIRGAVTRSLSRPSYYDLVPWEEVETRRSRVKMGNPDLIQSTAVNYDILFEHYFKSVGILSGGVFIKNINDYIYESSYIQEDGTYDGYTINQTVNGANAIARGFELAWQQQLTFLPGVWNGLGIYANYTYVNSEFEIPGAQSTRTVKLPEMRPHVGNVSVSYEKFGFSGRISMYFYGTFNSELAENPDNDLQEKGRNQLDFSASQQLTERLSLFVGVNNLTNEPISDIYRDGRPQNDAVYGRWGQVGLRFKTY from the coding sequence ATGAAATTAATTACAAAAAAGAGCATTGCCATGATAGTTGGAGCAATGTTTTTGTTCCTGAGCCATCCTTTTACCTCCCAAGCAGGGGCTATTGGCCTTTTGAACAAGGAAGTCTCCGTTTCAGTTGCTGACCAACCCTTGCGAGCCGTTCTGGATCAAATCGATAAGGATTACCAGATCGGCTTTATTTACAACAATCAATTGCCGGGCCTTGAAAAGCATATCTCCCTTTCGGTATCGACCACTCCCCTGTCCCAGGTACTTGACAGGGTGCTCCTGCCCAATGGGCTTGACTACAAGGTAGTTTCCGATCAGATTGCCGTGGTTCGGCACAGCAAATCCCTCCCTGCTACGGGAAGCCTAAAGGGAACCGTCACGGGACTTCCCGACCACATGCCCCTTCCCTACGCCACGGTCCATTTCAAGGGATCCGATAAATATACCTTGACCAATGAGCAGGGCAAGTTCTATTTTCCTGAAGTCCCCACCGGCACCCAAACCCTGCTGATCAGCTACATGGGATATGAACCTGCAGAAAAAAATGTATCCATCTTCCCCGAGGAGACCGCTGAAATCAAGGTCCAGTTGAATTCCACTGTCAGCGAATTGGATGGTGTCACCATTACCGGTATCAGGCGTGGAGAAGTAAAGGCACTCAACAGCATGAAAAATGCCGAGAACATCAAATATGTCATGTCGCAGGAGCAGATCGAACGCTTTCCCGACCTTACCGTCAGTGAGTCCCTCCAACGGGTTCCCGGCGTGGCGGTAGGCTACAGCTATGGCATCCCGCGAGACATCATCATCCGGGGACTGAGCCAGGACCTTAGTTCAATGACCCTTAATGGCACACGTCTGCCATCCACCGGTGCGGGAGGAAGGGACACCGACCTGAACGGCATTCTTGCCAATTCCATTGAGAGCATTGAGGTCATCAAGACCTTGACCCCAGACAGGGATGCAGATGGCACAGGTGGCGCGGTAAACATCATCACCAAGTCCCCCGCCAAGGACGAAAAGCTATTCGATGCAAAACTGGCCGGAGGATACAACGGCCTGGTAAACAAGGCCACTTATGATGCTGGCCTGACCTTTGGTGAGCGAAAGGGCAAGACCAGCTACATCATTGGTGCAAGTTATGCCCGCAACTGGCGGGGAGAAGACCGTGTAGAAAAGGATTACGACACCTATACCGTAAACGGTACCGAATCCACTTACCTGAGCAACCTCGACCTTGACGGCTATGAGATCAAACGGGACAACCTGGCCATCAACGGTGAGTTCAAATATTACCCGAATGACAGGTCAGAGCTTTATCTCCGAGGTTCCTATAACCTGTACTATGAAATCCAAAACCGCTTGGAGCGCATCTTCAATATCGGCGAATACACCAGTGCTGACCAAGTACAGGATCTTCGCATCACCCAATCGGGCAACTGGAGGGATTACCACAAGAATCTTTTGCAGGCATCATTGGGAGGAAAAAGCTATTTCGGTGACATGAAGGTGGAGTATGACCTTACTCTTTCACAAGGAAAATACGACCAACCGATCTATTACAGTGCTGCTTTTGAACGCAACGGTCTCTCTGCGGGCCTGAACCTGCAAGATCCCGTCACCCCGCAATTTGAATTCAGCGAAGCAGATCCCTATGATACAGATGAATTCACCACGAGCAGGTATATCAACCGCCATGACAAATCCCTTGACCGAGATGGCCAGCTGACCCTGAACATCAGCAAACCCTATCAATTGGGAAAGCACAAAGGAAATGTGAAATTTGGTGGACGCGGGAAACTCAAGTACAACGACCGGTCCAGAAACTATTTTCTCCATGACCTGGACGAAGGAAATTTTGTCCTGAGCGACTATCTTTCTGGATATAGCAAGGAGGACCATTATGAAGGCGCCTATAATATGGGGCGTTTTCCGGAGGCAGAGGCCATGGAGGAATATTACAACGAGCACCCCGAGCTGTTCAGTGACAACGAGACCTATACCCGCCAAAATACAGATCCGGATTCCTTCGAGGGAACCGAGTACCTTGCCGCCGCCTATGCCATGACCGAGCTCAATATCAATGATCTTCAAGTGATTACAGGGATACGTTATGAAAAGACAGGCTTTGACTATGAGGGTAACCGCGTGAACTTTGATGACCAGGGCAATTATGTAAGCACTTCTCCTGCATCGACCGACCGGACCTTCGACGGATGGTTTCCATCGATCAACCTCCGTTATGCCATTGGCAGCAGGACCAATATCAGGGGCGCGGTAACAAGGTCCCTTTCCCGGCCTAGTTATTACGACCTAGTCCCTTGGGAAGAAGTGGAAACCCGAAGAAGCCGTGTCAAAATGGGCAATCCAGACCTGATCCAATCCACTGCCGTCAATTACGATATCCTTTTTGAACATTATTTCAAATCGGTGGGCATCCTGTCAGGGGGCGTATTTATAAAAAACATCAACGACTATATCTACGAAAGCTCCTACATCCAAGAAGACGGCACATATGACGGTTATACGATCAACCAGACGGTCAACGGTGCCAATGCCATTGCAAGGGGATTTGAGCTAGCTTGGCAGCAGCAACTTACCTTCCTCCCTGGTGTCTGGAATGGGTTGGGCATCTATGCCAACTACACTTATGTAAACAGTGAGTTTGAAATCCCCGGGGCACAATCTACAAGAACCGTTAAGCTTCCTGAAATGCGTCCCCATGTAGGCAATGTATCCGTCTCCTATGAAAAATTCGGTTTTTCTGGCAGGATTTCCATGTACTTTTACGGCACCTTCAATTCCGAACTGGCTGAAAACCCTGATAACGACCTTCAGGAGAAGGGCAGAAACCAACTGGATTTCTCTGCCTCCCAGCAGCTTACCGAACGGTTGAGCCTTTTTGTAGGGGTCAATAACCTTACCAACGAACCCATTTCAGACATCTATCGGGACGGGCGTCCCCAAAACGACGCCGTTTACGGTAGATGGGGACAGGTGGGTCTGAGATTTAAAACCTACTGA
- a CDS encoding RNA polymerase sigma factor, which produces MSTQKLSEHDCVKWSESSREDDSNKYGHMTDAELWEIFRSGDESAFVHIYNMYFEELCHYGVQYVQLPIVEDCVQDLFVDLRRKRGKLPAIKKTIRLFLFQALKHRIFNVLKKNSPEYRSEMTGCKFGVTVSHESLLIMNQQQKETLQKLEKALSSLSEKHREVIYHYFYKGIGYEELKEIMGYDHVKSARNMVYKIVTVLKRVITLTSTAMIIFLS; this is translated from the coding sequence ATGTCTACTCAGAAATTGTCGGAACATGACTGTGTTAAATGGTCGGAATCTTCACGTGAAGATGATAGTAATAAGTACGGTCATATGACCGATGCGGAACTCTGGGAAATCTTTAGGAGTGGGGATGAAAGTGCCTTTGTACATATATACAATATGTATTTTGAGGAGCTATGTCATTATGGGGTACAATATGTCCAGCTCCCAATTGTAGAGGATTGTGTCCAAGACTTATTTGTAGACCTAAGAAGGAAAAGAGGGAAACTTCCCGCCATTAAAAAGACAATAAGGCTATTTCTATTTCAGGCGTTGAAGCATAGGATATTTAATGTATTGAAAAAGAATTCGCCGGAATATCGTTCTGAGATGACAGGTTGCAAATTTGGTGTAACTGTCTCCCACGAGTCACTTTTGATCATGAACCAGCAGCAAAAAGAAACCCTCCAAAAATTGGAAAAAGCTCTTTCCAGTCTCAGTGAAAAGCACCGAGAAGTAATCTACCATTATTTTTATAAAGGAATTGGGTACGAAGAGCTAAAAGAAATTATGGGATATGACCATGTTAAATCAGCCAGAAATATGGTTTATAAAATCGTCACTGTACTGAAAAGGGTGATTACTCTAACCAGTACGGCAATGATTATATTTTTATCATAA
- a CDS encoding RagB/SusD family nutrient uptake outer membrane protein, producing the protein MTNTLNVDEAAELTRTPVDQIWDFVYAELTDIEDVLPPDYSDPNDKGRVTLGAALALKARAMLYAGRHTEAAAAAKQVMDLNVYSLHPSYADLFSYGGQGNSEVIFDHQYSKDIFSYPFYQQNGPLGINAQGNMAVTRNLVDAYPTANGLPITMDNAYNEFDPYRNRDPRLAATVYLPAFSDAIPGDMLDDGSEDFDPRPGSGTADEINVDYQRTKTGFGVRKYLQEEDYTDRTNCGTNFILIRYADVLLMYAEAMLESNQVDASVYDALDEVRARVGFPALTRGQSMDDLREIIRNERMAEFGLEGLRLFDIRRWRIAEDVMTGTIPGFRYIEPGESDIVEYDYPGVVRVFDPARDYLWPIPFSETTLNSNLSQNDGY; encoded by the coding sequence TTGACCAATACCTTGAATGTAGACGAGGCTGCGGAGCTAACCAGAACCCCGGTTGATCAAATTTGGGACTTTGTTTACGCAGAGTTAACAGACATAGAGGATGTTCTTCCACCCGATTATTCGGATCCAAATGACAAAGGAAGGGTAACCTTGGGGGCAGCCCTAGCATTAAAGGCAAGAGCCATGCTTTATGCCGGAAGACATACTGAAGCAGCTGCGGCGGCTAAGCAGGTCATGGATCTTAATGTTTATTCATTACATCCAAGCTATGCAGATTTATTTAGTTATGGAGGTCAGGGTAATAGTGAGGTGATTTTTGACCATCAGTATTCCAAGGATATTTTCAGTTACCCATTTTATCAGCAGAACGGTCCACTGGGGATTAATGCTCAAGGTAATATGGCAGTGACCAGAAATTTGGTGGATGCTTACCCAACAGCAAATGGCCTACCCATAACTATGGATAATGCGTATAATGAATTTGACCCATACAGAAATAGGGATCCAAGATTAGCTGCCACTGTTTACCTGCCAGCATTCTCTGACGCTATTCCAGGAGACATGTTAGATGATGGTTCCGAAGATTTTGATCCAAGACCAGGATCGGGTACTGCTGATGAAATCAATGTGGATTACCAAAGAACAAAAACAGGATTTGGAGTTAGGAAATACTTGCAAGAAGAAGATTATACTGACCGTACCAATTGTGGAACTAACTTTATATTAATTCGATACGCTGATGTCCTGTTGATGTATGCTGAAGCCATGCTAGAATCCAATCAAGTAGATGCAAGTGTATATGACGCTTTGGACGAGGTGAGGGCTAGAGTAGGGTTTCCGGCATTGACTAGAGGTCAATCGATGGATGACTTACGGGAGATCATCAGGAATGAAAGAATGGCGGAGTTTGGACTGGAAGGTTTACGTCTTTTTGATATCAGGAGATGGAGGATAGCCGAAGATGTCATGACCGGAACAATTCCCGGTTTTAGATATATTGAGCCGGGAGAGTCCGACATTGTAGAATATGATTATCCAGGGGTAGTTCGTGTGTTTGATCCTGCCAGGGATTACCTATGGCCAATACCATTTTCGGAAACCACATTAAATTCGAACCTATCCCAAAATGACGGATACTAA
- a CDS encoding FecR family protein produces MKSKEQQLLENYLKGTLPENRKKLVEEFYEMESQRTTQWDTHLMGKKEEVKNRIKPRPISSKTTRRLPLVNIAASLLLALAVSYILYASLHKSPALEMVEKTTSFGQTSTIQLEDGSIIWLNAGSTVSYPKHFPSGSRQVTLLGEAFFEVQPDASRPFVVSTPMMTTTVLGTSFNIAAYHRDPTAITVSTGKVLVQQTTAASSSQTKKEMILYPNEQAILEDSDSPMAKASVNAERYSSWRNEEYFLDQMTMGTLAGTLERRFGVRFIFHDEQLKNCQLSGRVKKQSLSALMELLATTLAIEYKIEGKKVHLYGHNC; encoded by the coding sequence ATGAAGAGCAAAGAACAGCAATTATTAGAAAATTACCTGAAGGGAACGTTACCTGAAAACCGGAAAAAACTGGTAGAGGAATTCTATGAAATGGAATCCCAACGGACCACCCAGTGGGACACGCATCTTATGGGCAAAAAAGAGGAGGTCAAAAACCGCATAAAACCTCGGCCTATCTCCAGCAAAACCACCCGTCGTTTACCATTGGTCAATATCGCCGCGTCACTGTTGCTGGCTTTGGCCGTTTCCTATATTTTGTATGCTTCCCTACACAAAAGCCCTGCCTTGGAGATGGTCGAGAAAACCACCTCATTTGGACAGACTTCCACGATCCAGTTGGAAGACGGCTCCATCATTTGGCTTAATGCAGGAAGTACGGTAAGCTACCCCAAACATTTCCCTTCCGGATCACGGCAGGTTACCTTGCTCGGGGAAGCCTTTTTCGAGGTCCAGCCCGATGCTTCACGTCCTTTTGTGGTCAGTACCCCAATGATGACGACCACTGTGCTGGGCACTTCATTTAATATTGCTGCTTATCACAGGGACCCTACCGCCATAACGGTTTCCACGGGCAAGGTACTGGTACAACAAACCACTGCTGCTTCCTCCTCCCAAACCAAGAAGGAAATGATCCTTTATCCAAACGAACAGGCGATCCTAGAAGACAGCGACTCCCCCATGGCCAAAGCATCCGTAAATGCCGAAAGGTACAGTTCCTGGAGAAACGAGGAGTACTTTTTGGATCAGATGACCATGGGGACGCTTGCCGGGACATTGGAAAGGAGGTTCGGTGTCAGGTTCATCTTCCATGACGAACAGCTCAAGAACTGCCAATTGTCGGGAAGGGTCAAAAAACAGTCCCTGTCCGCATTGATGGAACTACTGGCCACCACCCTGGCCATAGAATATAAAATAGAGGGTAAAAAAGTACACCTGTATGGCCATAATTGCTGA